A genomic window from Cytobacillus suaedae includes:
- a CDS encoding O-acetylhomoserine aminocarboxypropyltransferase/cysteine synthase: MGGNEKKYRLETIGVHGGLQADPVTGARAVPIYQSNAFKFENTEHAANLFALKESGYIYSRIHNPTVTVFEERVAQLEGGAGSLAVASGMAAITTAILNIASSGDEVVSASTLYGGTYNLFANTLPKYGINTHFVDSSDPTNFKNAITPKTKALFAETIGNPSLDILNIEAVAEIAHEAGIPLIIDNTFATPYLCRPIEHGADIVIHSATKWLLGNGTTLGGIIVDGGKFDWNSPKFPGFTTPDPSYNNLVYSEALGAVAFIVKARVQLLRDLGPAISPFNAFQFNLGLETLHVRMKEHIENTRKIVSYLDDHPGVEWLLYPEHDNHPGKELAKKYLPKGAGAVIVFGIKGGREAGAKVINNVTLWSHVANVGDAKSLIIHPASTTHQQLGAEELKKSGVTDDLIRLSVGIENSEDLLEDLEQAIEKATGYSSKKPVSAI; the protein is encoded by the coding sequence ATGGGTGGAAATGAGAAGAAGTATCGTCTGGAAACAATTGGAGTACATGGAGGTTTACAAGCTGATCCAGTGACTGGAGCGCGTGCTGTTCCGATTTATCAATCAAATGCTTTTAAGTTCGAGAATACAGAACATGCTGCAAACCTATTTGCTTTAAAGGAATCAGGATATATTTATTCTCGTATTCACAATCCTACGGTAACTGTTTTTGAAGAAAGAGTTGCTCAATTAGAGGGTGGTGCTGGCAGTTTAGCTGTTGCAAGTGGAATGGCAGCTATTACAACAGCCATTTTAAATATTGCCAGTTCAGGTGATGAAGTTGTCTCTGCGTCTACTCTATATGGTGGAACGTATAATTTATTTGCGAACACGTTACCAAAGTACGGAATTAATACACACTTTGTTGATTCATCTGATCCTACTAATTTCAAAAATGCAATTACTCCTAAAACAAAGGCACTTTTTGCTGAAACAATAGGAAATCCTAGTTTGGATATTTTAAATATAGAAGCAGTGGCTGAAATTGCACATGAAGCAGGTATTCCATTAATCATTGATAATACGTTTGCAACACCGTATCTATGTAGGCCAATCGAACATGGTGCAGATATTGTTATCCACTCAGCTACCAAATGGTTGCTAGGGAATGGAACAACTCTTGGAGGTATTATTGTAGATGGTGGAAAGTTTGATTGGAACTCTCCAAAGTTTCCTGGCTTTACTACTCCAGATCCAAGTTATAATAACTTAGTATATTCCGAAGCTTTAGGAGCAGTTGCTTTTATTGTAAAAGCTAGAGTGCAGCTATTAAGGGACTTAGGTCCAGCCATTAGTCCATTTAATGCATTTCAGTTTAATCTAGGGTTGGAAACACTACATGTCCGGATGAAAGAGCATATTGAGAATACAAGAAAGATAGTCTCTTACTTAGATGACCACCCTGGTGTAGAGTGGCTATTGTACCCAGAGCATGATAACCATCCTGGAAAGGAATTAGCCAAAAAGTACTTACCTAAAGGTGCTGGTGCGGTTATTGTATTTGGAATTAAAGGAGGCAGGGAAGCAGGAGCAAAAGTGATTAATAATGTAACTCTTTGGTCTCATGTAGCAAATGTGGGGGATGCAAAGAGCTTAATCATTCATCCTGCTAGTACAACTCATCAGCAACTAGGTGCCGAGGAGTTAAAAAAATCAGGAGTGACTGATGATTTAATTAGGCTTTCAGTTGGAATCGAAAATAGTGAAGATCTACTGGAAGACTTAGAACAAGCGATTGAAAAGGCAACAGGATATTCATCTAAAAAGCCAGTAAGTGCTATTTAG
- a CDS encoding arsenate reductase family protein has translation MALTFYWYPKCGTCRNAKKWLEQHNISFEEVHIVEQPPSKEELESLYQKSGLELKKFFNTSGQKYRELGIKDRMKTASEDELLTLLASDGMLIKRPLVTDGSKVTVGFNEQMFEENWK, from the coding sequence TTGGCACTAACTTTTTATTGGTATCCGAAATGCGGTACTTGCAGAAATGCAAAAAAATGGTTAGAACAACATAATATCTCGTTTGAAGAAGTACATATAGTTGAACAACCGCCATCAAAAGAGGAATTAGAAAGTTTATATCAAAAAAGTGGACTAGAGTTAAAAAAGTTCTTTAACACTAGTGGTCAAAAATACCGTGAACTTGGTATTAAAGACAGAATGAAAACTGCATCAGAAGATGAATTACTTACATTATTAGCTTCAGATGGTATGCTTATTAAAAGACCACTTGTAACAGATGGATCAAAAGTAACTGTAGGCTTTAACGAGCAAATGTTTGAAGAAAATTGGAAGTAA
- the gcvH gene encoding glycine cleavage system protein GcvH, with amino-acid sequence MNTPKELRYSEEHEWVKVEGNEVRIGITDFAQSELGDIVFVELPEVGDEITADEPFGSVESVKTVSELYAPISGKVIAINENLDDSPEFVNESPYEKAWMIVVEASDLGEIDKLMTAEEYEAMIKED; translated from the coding sequence ATGAACACACCAAAGGAATTACGTTATTCAGAAGAGCACGAGTGGGTTAAAGTTGAAGGCAATGAAGTACGAATCGGAATTACAGATTTTGCGCAATCTGAATTAGGTGATATCGTTTTCGTTGAACTTCCTGAAGTTGGAGATGAAATTACTGCTGATGAGCCTTTCGGAAGTGTTGAATCAGTAAAAACTGTATCTGAACTATATGCTCCAATTAGTGGAAAAGTAATTGCAATTAATGAAAACTTAGATGACAGCCCAGAGTTTGTTAATGAATCTCCATATGAAAAAGCATGGATGATTGTAGTAGAAGCTAGCGACCTAGGTGAAATTGATAAGCTTATGACGGCTGAAGAATATGAAGCAATGATTAAAGAAGACTAA
- a CDS encoding MFS transporter, protein MTTIIADWKHQYLSYNRNVKLFIITNICTQIAMGIFMIMYNFYIRELGYTEQVNGTIISMTALASAIILIPAGIISDKLGRKKVMIYGIFFTTLLLFSRSLFELEHFLVITAFLMGLSMAFLQVSAIPWLAENSTQAQRVHLFSFHFALMMVANVVGNLMGGVISDAFVFLFGISPLISVRITLLIASAIFLVGILPIFKMEEIKREKDSQKKGKVPFKTMFKEQKGQLKLIVLFAFAQLLIGFGSGLVVPYLNLYFADRFEASNSVIGIVLSLGQAATAVAMIIGPIVVKKVGEVKAVVFLQLASLPFLLLTAYTENLVIAIIGFLFRQALMNAGNPIQASLVMERVNDSMKGLANSVNQMVFSLGWAMMGPVSTSFVLIYGSYWGYAYVFSVTAALYLVSSTYFYFVFKGTPFVKIQKTVAKTS, encoded by the coding sequence ATGACAACAATCATAGCGGATTGGAAACATCAATATTTATCTTATAATCGAAATGTAAAACTCTTCATTATTACAAATATTTGTACTCAAATTGCGATGGGTATATTTATGATTATGTATAATTTTTATATAAGAGAGTTAGGTTATACTGAACAAGTGAACGGTACAATCATATCCATGACTGCCTTAGCGTCCGCTATTATATTAATTCCAGCGGGTATTATAAGCGATAAATTAGGCCGGAAAAAGGTAATGATATATGGGATTTTCTTTACCACCCTATTGCTGTTTTCAAGAAGCTTATTTGAGCTAGAACATTTTTTAGTTATAACAGCATTCCTAATGGGTTTATCGATGGCATTTCTACAAGTTTCAGCGATTCCTTGGTTAGCTGAGAACTCAACTCAAGCACAAAGGGTTCATTTGTTTAGTTTTCATTTTGCACTCATGATGGTGGCAAATGTAGTCGGGAATTTAATGGGTGGAGTAATAAGTGATGCATTTGTTTTCCTATTTGGGATAAGTCCACTGATTAGTGTAAGAATTACACTTCTCATAGCGAGTGCAATTTTCTTAGTCGGAATATTACCTATTTTTAAAATGGAAGAAATTAAACGCGAGAAAGATTCACAAAAGAAAGGTAAAGTCCCTTTCAAAACAATGTTTAAAGAACAGAAGGGGCAATTGAAACTAATAGTACTATTTGCCTTTGCGCAATTATTAATTGGGTTTGGCTCAGGCTTAGTTGTTCCTTATTTAAATTTATATTTTGCTGATCGATTTGAGGCTAGTAATAGCGTTATTGGTATTGTTCTATCTCTAGGTCAAGCTGCGACGGCAGTGGCCATGATTATAGGTCCTATCGTAGTAAAAAAGGTTGGAGAAGTGAAGGCTGTAGTGTTTTTACAATTAGCATCCTTGCCATTCTTACTTTTGACTGCATACACAGAAAATCTAGTTATAGCGATTATCGGTTTTCTATTCCGTCAGGCTTTAATGAATGCGGGCAATCCGATTCAAGCTTCATTAGTAATGGAACGGGTTAACGATTCAATGAAAGGACTTGCTAACTCAGTAAATCAGATGGTGTTCTCATTAGGATGGGCAATGATGGGCCCTGTGTCGACATCATTTGTGTTAATCTATGGTTCGTATTGGGGCTATGCATATGTATTTAGCGTAACTGCAGCTCTTTACTTAGTTAGTTCTACGTACTTCTATTTTGTTTTTAAAGGTACACCTTTCGTCAAAATTCAGAAGACAGTCGCAAAAACATCATAA
- a CDS encoding YusG family protein: protein MVLENKRMDITDRIVGKLSDNQVNLYDESTLVGRIVLNAQGNQYELMEGYEQGNNKIYKYVDVTTGPDQKYVDCDYENGWC, encoded by the coding sequence TTGGTACTGGAAAATAAGCGAATGGACATTACTGATCGCATCGTTGGAAAGTTATCTGATAACCAAGTGAATTTATATGATGAATCTACTCTTGTTGGACGAATTGTTCTTAATGCTCAAGGGAATCAGTATGAGCTTATGGAAGGATACGAACAAGGCAATAACAAAATATATAAATATGTGGATGTTACCACAGGACCTGACCAAAAATATGTAGATTGTGACTATGAAAATGGCTGGTGCTAA
- a CDS encoding toprim domain-containing protein — MTLDYFEKVIIVEGKSDKKKVLNVINEEIEIICTNGTISVSKLDELIEHLYNKDVYILVDADDAGEKLRKQFMRELPEAEHIYIDKMYREVATAPEQHLATVLLGANFDVHAEFLL; from the coding sequence ATGACATTAGACTATTTTGAAAAAGTAATCATTGTTGAAGGAAAGTCAGATAAAAAGAAAGTATTAAATGTCATAAATGAAGAAATTGAGATAATATGCACGAATGGTACGATAAGTGTCTCAAAACTAGACGAATTAATTGAACATTTATATAATAAGGATGTCTATATCTTAGTTGATGCAGACGATGCTGGTGAAAAATTAAGAAAACAATTTATGCGAGAGCTACCAGAAGCTGAACACATTTATATTGATAAAATGTATCGAGAAGTAGCCACAGCACCAGAGCAGCACTTAGCAACAGTATTATTAGGTGCAAACTTTGACGTGCATGCAGAGTTCTTATTATAG
- a CDS encoding cysteine desulfurase: MNIQDIREQFPILHQEVNGRPLVYLDSAATSQKPIKVIEALDRYYREYNSNVHRGVHTLGTKATDGYEGAREKVRKFINAHSIEEVIFTRGTTTAINIVAASYGKDNVKQGDEIVITYMEHHANIIPWQQLAKQTGATLKYIPLQEDGSISLKDAEETITENTKIVSVMQVSNVLGAINPVKEIAKIAHKHGAIMMVDGAQAAPHMKIDVQDLDCDFLAFSGHKMCGPTGIGVLYGKKQLLENMEPVETGGEMIDFVGLYESSWKDLPWKFEAGTPIIAGAIGLGAAIDFLSEIGLENIEAHEHKLAEYAMSRMSQIDGLTIYGPKERAGLVTFNITEVHPHDVATVLDAEGIAVRAGHHCAQPLMKWLNVSATARASFYLYNTEEEIDKLVEGLIKTKEYFSNGF, translated from the coding sequence ATGAATATCCAGGATATTCGTGAACAATTTCCTATCCTTCACCAAGAAGTCAATGGTAGACCACTTGTCTACCTTGACAGTGCAGCAACGTCCCAGAAACCAATCAAAGTTATTGAAGCTCTTGATAGATATTATAGAGAATACAATTCAAACGTTCACCGCGGTGTTCACACACTCGGTACGAAAGCGACTGACGGGTATGAAGGTGCTCGTGAAAAAGTTCGCAAATTCATCAATGCTCATTCGATTGAGGAAGTTATCTTTACAAGAGGTACGACTACAGCTATTAATATTGTAGCTGCGAGTTATGGTAAAGATAACGTAAAGCAAGGTGACGAAATCGTTATTACTTACATGGAGCACCATGCCAATATCATTCCTTGGCAACAACTTGCAAAACAAACGGGGGCTACCTTAAAGTATATTCCTCTACAGGAAGACGGTTCGATATCGCTTAAGGATGCAGAAGAGACCATTACAGAAAACACAAAAATCGTTTCTGTAATGCAGGTTTCAAACGTTCTTGGTGCCATCAATCCTGTAAAAGAAATTGCAAAAATTGCTCATAAACATGGTGCGATAATGATGGTTGACGGAGCACAAGCTGCCCCACATATGAAAATAGATGTACAGGACTTAGATTGTGATTTCCTTGCATTTTCTGGACATAAAATGTGTGGTCCTACAGGAATCGGTGTCCTTTACGGTAAAAAACAATTGCTTGAAAACATGGAGCCTGTTGAAACAGGTGGAGAAATGATTGATTTTGTAGGTTTATACGAATCATCATGGAAGGACCTGCCCTGGAAATTTGAAGCAGGTACCCCTATTATTGCAGGAGCAATTGGACTTGGAGCTGCGATTGACTTTCTAAGCGAGATTGGACTAGAAAACATTGAGGCACATGAACATAAGCTTGCAGAATATGCCATGAGTCGTATGTCTCAAATTGATGGATTAACGATTTATGGTCCAAAAGAGCGAGCAGGTCTTGTGACTTTTAATATAACAGAAGTACATCCACACGATGTAGCAACTGTACTAGATGCAGAAGGTATTGCAGTAAGAGCGGGTCACCACTGTGCACAGCCTTTGATGAAATGGTTAAACGTTTCAGCAACAGCACGTGCAAGTTTTTACCTGTACAATACCGAAGAGGAAATTGATAAACTAGTTGAAGGACTCATCAAAACAAAGGAGTATTTCAGCAATGGCTTTTAA
- a CDS encoding thioredoxin family protein, which translates to MLNEWSEQEIKQQIQEENSFCLYLYTPMCGTCQVASKMLRVVQELLPDTTMGKCDLNYIPTKAKEWEIESVPCLLQFKDGKLTDTRIYAFRSVEHLYNTLK; encoded by the coding sequence ATGTTAAATGAATGGTCTGAGCAAGAAATAAAACAACAAATTCAAGAGGAAAATTCCTTTTGTTTATACCTTTATACTCCAATGTGTGGTACATGCCAAGTTGCAAGCAAAATGCTCAGGGTTGTACAGGAGTTATTACCAGATACAACAATGGGAAAATGTGATTTAAACTATATCCCAACGAAAGCAAAAGAATGGGAAATTGAAAGTGTACCTTGCTTATTACAATTTAAGGATGGAAAATTAACTGATACCAGGATCTATGCATTTAGATCTGTAGAACATTTATATAACACCCTAAAGTAA
- a CDS encoding MetQ/NlpA family ABC transporter substrate-binding protein, whose protein sequence is MKKTLYSLSLFVLLLALAACGTANNEDNTTTGDAGGEAETVKLVVGASNVPHAEILEEAIPLLAEKGIELEIVPFQDYILPNKALADKEIDANYFQHIPYLEAQIADNGYDFVNAGGIHIEPIGVYSKKYKSLDELPEGALIIMSNSVADHGRILTMLQTEGLITLKEGIDTTTATIDDIVDNPKNLEFKADVDAGYLPQVYNNDEGDAVLINTNYAIDAGLNPKEDSIALEGSESPYVNIITVRTGDENRSEIQTLVEVLRSEQIQNFILEKYEGAVVPVSE, encoded by the coding sequence ATGAAAAAAACGTTATATTCACTATCATTATTTGTTTTACTATTAGCTCTAGCTGCTTGCGGCACGGCAAATAACGAAGATAATACTACCACTGGTGATGCAGGGGGAGAAGCTGAAACAGTTAAATTAGTTGTAGGAGCTTCAAACGTGCCTCATGCTGAAATTTTAGAAGAAGCAATACCTCTATTAGCAGAAAAGGGGATTGAACTTGAAATCGTTCCTTTCCAAGATTACATTTTGCCTAACAAAGCATTAGCAGACAAAGAAATTGATGCTAACTACTTTCAGCATATTCCTTACTTAGAAGCGCAAATTGCTGATAATGGTTATGATTTCGTTAATGCTGGCGGAATTCATATTGAGCCAATTGGGGTTTATTCGAAAAAATACAAAAGCTTAGATGAATTACCTGAAGGTGCTTTAATTATTATGAGTAACTCTGTAGCTGACCATGGTCGTATTTTAACAATGCTTCAAACAGAGGGACTGATTACACTTAAAGAAGGAATTGATACAACAACAGCTACAATTGATGATATTGTTGATAATCCGAAAAACCTAGAGTTCAAAGCTGATGTGGATGCGGGGTATCTTCCTCAAGTTTATAATAATGATGAGGGGGACGCGGTGTTAATTAACACGAACTATGCAATTGACGCTGGATTGAACCCTAAGGAAGACTCAATTGCACTAGAAGGCTCAGAGTCACCATATGTAAACATTATTACAGTAAGAACAGGTGATGAAAACCGTTCTGAAATTCAAACTTTAGTTGAAGTACTTCGTTCTGAACAGATCCAAAACTTCATTTTAGAAAAATATGAAGGGGCAGTTGTCCCAGTAAGTGAATAA
- a CDS encoding methionine ABC transporter ATP-binding protein: MITLQNVKKIYKSKSGSVTAVDGVNLEVKQGEIFGIIGYSGAGKSSLIRLLNGLEIPTEGSIAVAGHQITSAKGSKLRKARQEISMIFQHFNLLWSRTVSENIEFPLEIIGVPKKERLRRVNELVKLVGLKGREKAYPSQLSGGQKQRVGIARALASNPKVLLCDEATSALDPQTTDSILDLLVDINERLGLTIVLITHEMHVIRKICHRVAVMENGKIVEQGQVLEVFRKPKMPITQRFVKQVTEPEETKETIEHLLDQYPNGKVVQLTFVGDAAERPLITNLIRNFNLNVNILQGKISQTQSGSYGTLFIHVDGDTNEINKAIDYIHSEQVEVEVIANA; the protein is encoded by the coding sequence ATGATTACATTACAAAATGTAAAAAAGATTTATAAATCTAAATCGGGATCAGTGACAGCTGTAGATGGGGTCAATCTAGAGGTAAAACAAGGAGAAATCTTTGGAATCATTGGTTATAGTGGGGCAGGAAAAAGCTCATTAATACGATTATTAAACGGACTTGAAATTCCAACAGAAGGCTCTATAGCTGTAGCAGGTCATCAAATTACCAGTGCTAAAGGAAGTAAGTTAAGAAAGGCACGACAAGAAATTAGCATGATTTTCCAACATTTTAACCTGCTGTGGTCACGAACAGTTAGCGAGAACATCGAGTTTCCTTTAGAGATTATTGGAGTGCCGAAGAAGGAAAGGCTTAGGCGTGTGAATGAGTTAGTAAAGTTGGTTGGACTTAAGGGAAGAGAAAAAGCCTATCCTTCACAGCTGAGTGGAGGACAGAAGCAAAGAGTTGGAATTGCGAGGGCACTAGCAAGTAACCCTAAAGTATTACTTTGTGATGAGGCTACATCAGCCCTTGATCCACAAACAACCGACTCAATCCTAGATTTGCTGGTCGATATAAATGAGCGCTTAGGTTTAACAATTGTGCTTATCACTCATGAGATGCATGTTATTCGAAAAATTTGTCACCGTGTTGCAGTTATGGAAAATGGAAAGATTGTTGAGCAAGGTCAGGTTTTAGAGGTCTTTAGAAAACCTAAGATGCCTATCACCCAAAGGTTTGTAAAACAAGTAACCGAGCCAGAAGAAACAAAAGAAACGATTGAGCATTTACTTGATCAATATCCTAATGGCAAAGTGGTTCAACTTACTTTTGTAGGTGATGCTGCAGAGCGTCCACTAATTACAAATTTGATCCGGAATTTTAATTTAAACGTGAACATTCTACAAGGGAAAATCTCACAAACTCAAAGTGGTTCATATGGAACACTTTTCATTCACGTCGATGGTGACACAAATGAAATTAATAAAGCTATTGATTACATTCATAGTGAGCAAGTTGAAGTGGAGGTGATAGCAAATGCTTGA
- the sufC gene encoding Fe-S cluster assembly ATPase SufC, giving the protein MAGSTLTIKDLHVSIDGKEILKGVNLEVKGGEIHAIMGPNGTGKSTLSSAIMGHPKYEVTSGSITLDGEDVLEMEVDERARAGLFLAMQYPSEISGVTNADFLRSAMNARREEGDEISLMKFIRTMDKNMEFLEMDPDMAQRYLNEGFSGGEKKRNEILQLMMIDPKIAILDEIDSGLDIDALKVVSKGINEKRGEDFGCLIITHYQRLLNYITPDKVHVMMQGRVVKSGGPELAHRLEAEGYDWIKQELGIEDETVGQEA; this is encoded by the coding sequence ATGGCAGGTTCAACTTTAACAATTAAAGATCTTCATGTATCAATTGATGGTAAAGAGATCCTTAAGGGTGTAAACCTTGAGGTTAAGGGTGGAGAAATCCACGCAATCATGGGACCAAATGGTACAGGTAAATCAACTTTATCATCAGCGATCATGGGACATCCAAAATATGAAGTTACAAGTGGTTCAATCACACTTGACGGAGAAGACGTTCTAGAAATGGAAGTAGATGAGCGTGCACGTGCAGGTCTATTCCTTGCAATGCAATATCCTAGTGAAATTAGTGGAGTAACAAATGCAGATTTCTTACGTTCAGCGATGAACGCAAGGCGCGAAGAAGGCGATGAAATTTCACTAATGAAATTTATCCGTACAATGGATAAAAACATGGAATTCCTTGAAATGGATCCAGATATGGCACAACGTTACTTAAATGAAGGATTCTCAGGTGGAGAAAAGAAACGTAATGAAATCCTACAATTAATGATGATTGATCCAAAAATTGCTATTTTAGATGAAATCGATTCTGGATTAGATATAGATGCATTAAAGGTTGTTTCTAAAGGAATTAATGAAAAACGTGGAGAAGACTTTGGTTGCTTAATTATTACTCACTACCAACGTCTACTTAACTACATTACTCCTGATAAGGTACATGTTATGATGCAAGGACGCGTTGTTAAATCAGGTGGTCCTGAACTAGCTCACCGTTTAGAAGCAGAAGGATATGACTGGATTAAGCAAGAATTAGGTATTGAAGATGAAACTGTCGGGCAAGAAGCATAA
- the sufD gene encoding Fe-S cluster assembly protein SufD yields the protein MTIDTKSFDQDYVSNFSKELGEPGWLLDLRLQALAKVEELPMPKPDKTKIDKWNFTQFKNHVVKSAPFTSLDELPEEVKSLVDLNEENKNLYIQRDNTPAFLVLSDELKEQGVIFTDIHTAATKHGDLLQKYFMQSGVKVDEHRLTALHAALVNGGAFLYVPKNVVVTAPIQAIYIHENADTTLFNHVIVVADDNSSVTYVENYISTSEAKDSVVNIISEVIANNNAKITYGAVDTLAKGVTTYVNRRGVAGRDSKIEWALGLMNDGDTISENITNLMGDGSFGDTKTVVVGRGEQKQNFTTSVVHFGKNSEGFILKHGVMKDSASSIFNGIGKIEHGASKSNAVQESRVLMLSEKARGDANPILLIDEDDVTAGHAASVGRVDPIQLYYLMSRGISQKEAERLVIHGFLAPVVNELPIEGVKKQLIEVIERKVK from the coding sequence ATGACAATTGATACGAAATCATTCGATCAGGATTATGTCAGCAACTTTTCTAAAGAACTAGGAGAACCTGGATGGCTACTAGACCTTCGCTTACAAGCTCTTGCTAAAGTAGAAGAATTACCTATGCCTAAACCAGATAAAACGAAAATTGATAAATGGAACTTTACACAATTTAAAAATCATGTTGTGAAAAGTGCTCCTTTTACATCTTTAGATGAACTTCCTGAAGAAGTTAAATCTTTGGTCGATTTAAATGAAGAAAATAAAAATTTATATATCCAACGTGATAACACACCAGCCTTTCTTGTCTTATCAGACGAATTAAAAGAGCAAGGTGTTATTTTCACTGACATCCATACTGCTGCAACGAAGCATGGTGATCTTTTACAAAAATACTTCATGCAAAGTGGAGTTAAAGTAGACGAACATCGTTTAACAGCTTTACATGCAGCATTAGTTAATGGTGGAGCATTCTTATACGTTCCAAAAAACGTTGTAGTAACAGCTCCGATCCAAGCAATTTATATTCATGAAAATGCAGATACAACGCTTTTCAATCATGTAATTGTTGTCGCAGATGATAATAGTTCAGTAACTTATGTAGAAAACTATATTTCTACTTCTGAAGCAAAAGATTCTGTTGTAAATATAATTTCTGAAGTGATTGCGAACAATAACGCAAAAATCACATATGGTGCAGTAGATACATTAGCAAAAGGTGTAACTACTTATGTAAATCGCCGTGGTGTTGCTGGTCGTGATAGTAAGATCGAATGGGCATTAGGTCTAATGAACGATGGAGATACAATCTCTGAAAACATTACGAATCTAATGGGCGATGGTTCTTTTGGGGACACAAAAACAGTTGTTGTAGGTCGCGGTGAGCAAAAGCAAAACTTTACAACAAGTGTTGTTCATTTTGGGAAAAACTCTGAAGGTTTTATCTTAAAACACGGTGTAATGAAAGACAGTGCAAGTTCAATCTTCAATGGAATTGGAAAAATCGAGCACGGTGCTTCGAAGTCAAACGCAGTTCAAGAATCGCGTGTTCTTATGTTAAGTGAAAAGGCCCGCGGAGATGCGAATCCGATTCTACTAATTGATGAAGATGATGTAACTGCTGGTCACGCTGCATCCGTTGGTCGAGTTGACCCAATTCAACTTTATTACCTAATGAGCCGTGGTATTTCTCAGAAAGAAGCAGAACGTTTAGTTATTCATGGTTTCTTAGCACCTGTTGTTAATGAGCTTCCAATCGAAGGTGTTAAAAAGCAACTAATCGAGGTTATCGAAAGGAAAGTAAAATAA
- a CDS encoding ABC transporter permease: protein MLEELLPNVKWEKVITATNETLYMTGISVIATFILGIILGLLLFLTSKGNIWESKTMNSLIAAVVNIFRSIPFIILIILLIPFTKTIVGTILGANAALPALIIGAAPFYARMVEIALREIDKGVIEAAKSMGATTTTIITKVLLPESMPALVSGITVTAIALVGYTAMAGVIGAGGLGNLAYLEGFQRGNNDVTFVATILILIIVFILQFIGDIVTSKLDKR from the coding sequence ATGCTTGAGGAGCTATTACCAAATGTTAAGTGGGAAAAAGTGATAACGGCTACCAATGAAACGTTATACATGACTGGAATATCGGTCATTGCGACATTTATCTTAGGAATTATCTTAGGTTTGTTATTATTCCTTACTTCCAAAGGGAACATTTGGGAAAGTAAAACTATGAACTCATTAATTGCAGCAGTCGTTAATATTTTCCGTTCCATTCCATTTATTATTTTGATTATTTTGCTGATTCCTTTCACTAAAACAATAGTTGGTACAATACTAGGAGCAAATGCTGCCCTTCCTGCTCTCATAATTGGTGCAGCCCCATTCTATGCGAGAATGGTTGAGATTGCTCTAAGAGAAATTGATAAAGGGGTTATTGAGGCAGCCAAATCAATGGGAGCCACAACAACTACTATCATAACGAAGGTGCTATTACCTGAATCCATGCCAGCATTAGTATCAGGAATTACCGTAACAGCAATAGCACTAGTAGGCTATACAGCTATGGCTGGAGTAATTGGAGCTGGTGGTCTAGGAAACCTAGCTTATCTAGAAGGGTTTCAAAGAGGCAATAATGATGTAACATTTGTTGCCACTATTTTAATTTTAATCATAGTATTTATACTTCAGTTTATCGGTGACATTGTCACTTCAAAATTAGATAAAAGATAA